Below is a genomic region from Syngnathoides biaculeatus isolate LvHL_M chromosome 5, ASM1980259v1, whole genome shotgun sequence.
gccgctcttgtaggtcactatatgttcctccctcttttggaaataagtgttcactacagccatctccatcctttttgcaaagtccaccaccatctgcccttcaaagttcctttcctggatgccgtacttacccatcacttcttcatcgcccctgtttcctttaccaatatgtccgttacaatctgcaccaatcacaactctctcgctgtctgggatgctcagaactacttcatctagttccttccagaatttctctttcaactctaggtcacatcctacctgtggtgcatagccgctaaccacattatacataacaccttcaatttcaaattttagtctcatcactcgatctgatactcttttcacctccaagacattcttagccagctcttcctttaaaataacccctactccatttctcttcccatctactccgtggtagaataatttaaaccctgctcccaaacttctagccttactacctttccacctgctctcttggatgcacagaatatcaacctttctcctaatcatcatgtcaaccaactcctgagcttttcctgtcatagtcccaacattcaaagtccctacactcagttgtaggctctgtgcattcctctttttcttctgacgctggatccggtttcctcctcttctttgtcttcgacccacagtagctgaatttccaccgacgccctgcaggttagcagtgccgggggcgggcgttgttaacccgggccacgaccgatccggtatgggattctttagatgaacgctcatatttgtttggcacagtttttacgccggatgcccttcctgacgcaaccctctgcatttatccgggcttgggaccggcctacagattgcactggtttgtgcccccatagggctgcattctaataatgaaaaaaataaataaataaataaacgaaatgaaataaataaaataacaataaataaaaactgcatcagggatccgcgctgagcccctccctgattgCGGTAGAAATAgatgggctgacagacgaggttggattggaatccccttggaccatgatgttagcagatgatattgtggtctgcagttaaagcagggagcaggcggaggaacaattggaaagatgtaggtacgcactggaaaggtgaggaatgaagatgagccgaagtaaaacagaatatatgtgcgtgaatcaaagaggcggaggaggaagagtgaagctccagggagaagagatagcgagggtggaagacttcaaatacttggggccaaCAATACAGatcaacggtgagtgtggtaaagaagtgaagaaacaggtccaagcaggatgcaacagtcggcggaaggtgtctggtgttctatgcgacagaagagtctccactaggatgaagggcaacgtttacaaaacagtggtgaggccggccatgaattacggattagagacgatggcccTGAAGGGACAACAGGAACCGGAaccggaggtagcagaaataaagatgctgaggttctcgcttggtgtgaacaggttggataggattaaaatgagctcattagagggacagccaaagttggatgttgaggagacaaggttagagagagcagactttgatggtttggacatgttcagaggcaagagagtgagtatattggtagaagggtgctgtggatggagctgccaggcagaagagcgagaggaagaccaaagaaaaggttgatggctcttgtgaggaaggacatgaggacagtgggtgtgagagaggagaatgcatgagataggcttagatagaaaaaggtgacacgctgcggcgactcCTAAGGAGACAAGCCGAAGGAAAAAGAAGTTCAGctaaaaatttgattttattacATATATTGAGCCCAACTCGAACATACCTGAAGCTCAAGACACTGGGGGGCAGTTACTCTATCCAGTACAAGGGATACTGGAAGGGATGTGGCAATTGACAAACACACTACACAATAGCGAGCAATGTGTTGGAATATGAAGAGGATTTCGATGTGCAGGACCACCCTAATGAACTTCGCATTGTCAAGAGTTGATCAGGTTGTTGATTGTAGAAAATTGGTCCACTCATCTTCAATGCCTGTGCGAAGTTGCTGGATTTTAGCAAGAACTGGAACACGCTGTCATATACGCCAATAGAGAGCATCCCAATCATTCTCAGTGGGTGACATGTCTAAGGGAGTATGTTAGCCATTCAAAAACTGGGATGCTTTCACCTTCCACAAATTCTGTACAAATCCATGCAACATGGACGCATGCATTATCATGCTGCAACTTGAGGTGATGGTCACACATGAACAGGAAAACAATGGGCCTCAGAATCTCATCACGAGACAAAGGAACCACAATCGATCAAATTCAAACGATACTGAACCCTAGTAGTGACGCATCTATTTAATGTAACTTTGTCAGCCGGAGGGTGAACCTGGCACTGTAAACCTTCCAACAGTTTAGAGAGACGAGAGAAACACGGTGTACCTTGCTGGAAGTCTGTCCTGCCGCATCCTCGTATGAGCAATGCATCTCCGGTGAACGCCATGCACTGATCCTGCGTCACCAGGGTCATGCAGCCATCTGTGTGTCCTGGTGTTTCTCTCACCGTCAGATACTGTAGGGAGTGATAGTTAATTGATGACTCCAAGGGGTGCTATGAGTTTTGCTCGGATATTGTTTTGGATCCCTACAATGCATACATACCTTTTCTTAATTTTGGTTGTGACATTGAGTGAAGATTTAGGTACCCATGTGATCCAAAGTAAGGATGTTTTACGTTACATTAGTGGATAATTGCATGTATTCCCTGAATGACAGTTAGATTACAGTACATATTCTCTTACATGTTTTCCAAAGGTGATCCTGTCTCCCTCAGACAGCAGGATGTCCGCCATGGCACCGCTGAATTTGGAGATGGCGCTTTTCAACCCGGGGAGCCTCGTCTTCATCAGCCCCGTGCTGGTGATGTGGTCCGCGTGACAGTGAGTGTTCACTTGGGAACACGACAAAGCTCATTCAATGAGGCAATAAAAGGCTTgaataataacattttaactTACTGACCTGCTACTCTCAATTGAAGGCCAAGTTCACCAATAAGCTTCAAGTCCCTGTCGATGGTCTCCAGTACGGGGTCAATAAGAATGGCGTCCTTGGTGTTGGCGTCAGCTAGCAGGTATGTGTAGGTGCTGCTCTCTGATTCAAACAGCTTCTCACACGCGAAATGCACGTTTGTTGTTATTTATATATGACAAAACTGATGCTACAATTATACATGGGGCTAGGGATTGTTTTCATTTGAGCGATTTCGCGCCAGATTCTGGTTCCTCGTTTCGATTCCAGGTCCAAAGCATTCtcaattctttttcttttagggGGCTGGGTCAAAAAAGTTAGCATTGTTTAAATAaagggtgtccaaattatgaacatccattttcttagcagcccaCTGCATAGATCACAGAAGTGATTGCTAACCTTTACTGTGTCAAGGgacatattttaaatttaaaaatcacCAGGCACACTAACCAACAAATGTGTAATAAAAAGTAGATACACTAATTAGTGGATGTACTTATTGCCATATAATTGAAAAGTTCAGTCTGTCATTATGCCTCCCTGCCATAAATAGCTAAAGATACTGTAAGATTATTTATTGTACTATGTGTATAGAAGTTTTTTACACAAGCATATACAgcaaatgaacaggtcatttaagtacagtgaagaaaataagtatttgatcatcctgttatattgcaagttttcccacttagaaaccaaatattaacattggttttgtcaggtgttcaaatacttatttgcacctgtgtcacacaaataaattgttaaaatgaatcatatattgtgatttctctctctcacagtggacatgcacctacgatgaaaatttcagtcccctgcatgatttccaagtgggagaacttgcaatatagcaggatgttcaaatacttattttcttcactgtagctctATCTTCTGATCAAATTGGTTATCACCTATCGTTGTTTAACTTAACAATCAGTAATCAGTCCAAAAAATAGAGATTGTTTAAAGCCTACttaatattaattaatgtttCGGCTAAACATTGAACAATGCATTGTTAAATGAGTTATTTGCAACAGTTTTAATCACATCAAATCATTTATATGTGAAAGTTTAAACTTGAACTGTTAAACAGTATTATCCATATACTTCTCATTTAGTAACGCTTGCTTGAAACTAAAAGTAACCCAGGCCATAAGAAGTTATACTTGTATGGTTTGTTTATCACATGATGGTGCCATCAGAGGACAGCCTGATAAGGGTGAAAGGACACATAAGGATAAAATGGAACAGCGCCGGGATTACTCATCCCTCCTACACTTGTATTGTCAGGTACAAATTATAAGGGCTGCGAATGAAAAGGGCTGTTTTTCACCCGAATGAGACAACCACTACACTTAGGCAAGTGCCtaagtcccaaaaacatgcaacattaattggacactctaaattgctcataggtatgattgtgagtgcagctgtttgtctctatgtgccctgcgattggctggtaaccagttcagggtgtaccacgcctcctgcccgttgacagctgggatcggttccagcactccccgtgacacttgtgaggataagcggctaagaaaatggatggagtttaTTCCCAGGTGACATGCACTGGACATCACCAAAGACATGGCATTAATTTACAATGCAAAGGCAGTAACTTATACAAGTTAGAAACTTTAGAACCTAGGATACTGTATGGGCTTCCAAGTTACGGTCGCTCTGTCTCATCTGGACACCTctactgtacatttaaaaaacgaATGTCAAAGAGCTGGAGTGGTGCGGTTTTACAACGCAAGCCATGCCGTTAGACGACTAAATTGTTCAACAAtttacaatgtctattttattATGTTTGAAACTTTCGGGGAAAGAAAAGGACACTTTTAGAAGAACTTAATCTGAGTTTGTGTTATTTCTGTGGAAAGAGGAACAAGTtcatgtcgggggggggggggggagaaagctTATTGGGGAAAGAACGTTTTATAACTTTTGTATGACATCTTTGTCATTTGCTTGCGAAGAAGGAAGGAACCTGCTGTGACTGCGTTAGTTCAACTAATACATATATTTAACGCTCTTTCCACAGAATTGGGTCACCTTATTTGTCGTGGCATTACAAGCATTATGACGCGAAAAGGGTGTTTTCAAAAGATTACTGTAGTTTACGAGCTGTGACAAGAGACAGCTAGCGATGCTAATTAAGCTAACGCTACAGAGCTAGGAGAAAGCCGAACGAATAAAGTAAACAGAGCCACAAATGCCATAATCGTCATTTAAGTGAACGTTACCTGTCTGAAGAGAAGCAGGTCGTTCAATTGCGTCCCAGATGAGTACGTCCTGCCCCCTTCTCGCAGGACACCGCGGGCTATTGTGCCCGCGCACAGGCGGCGGTCCCCGGCTGCCGAGGCGTTCAAGCCCTCGGTGTACCTGCGGAGACCACCAAGCGTTACTGCCAGGCAGCGTCGGTTCGCGGTCACCTTCGTTATCACCGAGCACATTGTCCTCCTGTCTTCGACCGCCCTTTGCCTACTTATGACGGTCGTTCACGGAAGAGAAGTGGCGTACAGATTGTCGCAATAAACTGCGAGGAGGCGCCGCGAGCTGCCTGGTTGTCTGACAAAATCAACAATCGGTAAATAGTTAGACAGTTTAACTCCAGAGTCCAGTTTATAGACATAATCTTATGCCAGTTTATGTGTTAATGTGTAATGTGACACTACTTGTATAAAGTTCACATACGGAATAGAATGAGGAAACCATTTTAATGGGAcgtttatttgaaaataaatgcaatttctGCATCGATCGGCCCGGTTGTGACGGTATCAATGATAGCTGTAGTGCACTCTTCAGTTTTCCTTAAGGTACAAAATAGTAAAACATATCTCtatgtaatataataataattcacgTTACTTATGTCCTTATCCTTAGTGGATTAGCAAAAGGAATACGATTGTAAAAATTAGATTAAGCATAAAGTACGGATCAATTTCCTTTACACTTATGACAGGTATTCTAAAGGcgagtagttttacttttttcagtcatttttttttcttgaaagtccgtagtggcagcaatacgcttccgtcaAAGTAAGTAATTTGATTTACTTTATTTGACAAAGAGATGACTATTGTTGTacctgtatttctttttttgagtagttttacttttttcattattttttttttttcaaaacagaatcatctttatttgacaAGTATGccaaaacacaaggaatttgtctccagtagtcgGAGCACTTGTGCGACAACCGACCTGTGCTAATAGCATAAAAACACACTAAGGactcactgaacaatgaaaggTTACCAGTTTTATGGTAATGCTGATAGTGACAATTGTACAGATGATGCAAAGTCCTCAAACATTTTAGAGCAGTTTGAGGTGAGTAAGACTTCGATGTTATGGTAGAGACACAACtttgcaaatggtgcagagtcTTGCAGAAATTTAAGCAGGTTAATGTGACTTGTGGGATAACCTGGAACAATGCCAATTCTGCAAATAAGGCATATAGTTCTCAGGCACATAAGTGGCTACTTTTGGTCAACATCAGATATACAAATAGTGCAGTGACGACACTACTACGGTTAGTGCACGAATGATgaagtctgagtttgtcctttttcgtaaaaaataaagatacagtccaccaacatgccttcccatgaggaagttgagtctgggttctctgaggcggaaTCTTCTATCtctagggttgaggtcactgaggtggttaaaaagctccttggtggcaggtccccgggggtggatgagattcgtccagtgttcctaaaggctctggatgttgtggggctgtcctggttgacacgcctccaCAACATTGCATgcacatcggggacagtgcttctggattgcctgactggggtggtggtcccacttttcaagaagggggaccagagggtgtgttccaactacagggggatcacactcctcaccctccctggtaaggtcgattcaggggtactggagaggagggtcagtcgggaagtcgaatctcagattccggaggagcaatgtggttttcgtcctggccgtggaacagtggaccagctctacaccctcggcaggatccttgagggtgcataggagtttgcccaaccagtctaaatctattttgtggacttggagaaggcgttcgaccgtgtccctcacggagtcttgtggggggttcttcgggagtatgggggtaccgaaccccctgatacgggctgtttggGTCCTGGACGACCGCTGTCGGAATTCGGTCCGCATTGCCgtcaataagtcggactcatttccggtgagagttggactgcgCCAAGGCTGCCCGTTGTCACCGGTATTGTTCACAACATCTATGGACAAAATTTCTTTGCTCAGACAAGGTGTTGAAGTGTTAACCCTGCCCTGGCCATACCTGTCCCCGATGTGGCACCTGCCGCAATCAGGGgtggcgcacacctgcgcctcgtctctAGTTATCACATCCCaattatatagaaccacacgtacgctctggcctttgccagatcgttgcttcatgcctcgttcctgcactctcATAATCCAATTCCTGAtctgccgtgtaccgacccttgcCTGCCCGCTGGCCTGCCTCCTATACCTGACGTCCTtcttactgctgctcccgttgactgcctgcctgatccccgacactggactcaataaatactgtacatttcccgaactgcctctacatctccagagtcgtgcatttgggtccaaccccgtgttctgctCATGACAGTATTCTAATTTCAGACTTTAGAACCTTGGTTAGAAAAGGTTCCGTGTGATGATATTGCACCTACTTTGTTTATTCAGAAAGAAAGCAGGACTGCTGCTTGCATCTGGATGAGTATGCACAGAGTGCTTTTTAGAAGGGTAAAGTCATATGGGTACATATGACTTTACAGTAAACAAAGCTCACCACATTTCATTAATATGCTTCTTGAAGGCatataatgataaaaataacaCTGTGAAATGAACTCTTACTCCTCATGTCAATGTCAACGATGGTATGCAGGAGGCCGATATCATAGTCGTTGTTAGGCGTGTTAAATAGTGGGTAGTAGAGGACCTGCAGGGCTTGGTAGCATTTCCCCTGGGAGGCATCGGGCGATGCTGACGGTGGAAACCACCACCAGCCAGTCAGTCACCTGTAAGATGTTCTTCCTGGAGTTGAGAAATACAGCAGAGTGCATACTCTGCCTTTATCTTCTATACATAGTCATAATACAtactcattttatttaatttacacAGCAAGAATTGAATTGCAATATCAATACACATTGTCTTCCAAATTGTCTACTTGTCTCCTAATCCAGACAGCATGCTTAATTTTTTACTGATTTTCTGTTCATGCCAACTCTCACTGGACGTGCATTCGACCTCTTGTAGTTCAGACATTGAGAGACACTGGGAGtgtacaagattttttttttcccattttacagtcaaaaacatgaaaatagacATAAGTCTATTGGTTATATACAggcttctttttgatttttttcaagggtGTGCATGACTAAGAGGGCATGCAaatgttgaaaggggtgtgtggcTAAAAAGTTTAACTAATTGCTGCTTTAGACttaagtttgtctttttttttttttttttttttaagtttgacaaTTTTGGTCAAGGATTTCCTGACTCTGAGACATGCACCCATGGGatatgtacaattaaaacaattctaccttgaaaaaaaaagaaaaaaatgaaaattactaTGTCTTTACCGGCTTCTAAAGAACAGgtcaattgagatttttttgtcaaacgtgACAAttttttccgatgccccttctgacacggaagctttttttttgaagaagagaacatctcacaatcgagtgaagtgaccggggcgatattgcactatcgtttcaagccatatttagatgatttgtgcatcacttctaactaataacagtctccccgacagtatgacagtatgtagcatactcagccgcgagcgacgacaatgccgtgGCCCGGGCGCgacgagccaccgcggccccTGCCGCTACGAGCCGATCACGGTTTCGGCCAGGGCtgagctgggccgctttacagtgttgtcgtcgctcgcagctGAGTGCACTATCGTCAGCGGCGTTgttcatcaaaacaaaatatttatcacaataaatgataaaagcatactttgtattttattattatttaatgcctctgaaataatgaaaaaataaggcCCTCAAGCTACAAAACGGTGTGGTTGGTCCACTGAAGGCGCTGGAGACAAGcccttcacctgtcaatcaaatatgttCATTATAGTCAACTTCATAAACTGAAGACTGAGACTTAATAAACTTAACTTTCCCTTTCAATTTATTGCAACTTAGTACGTGTGTTTAATTTAAGTGTcatggccatccatccatctctctgtCCGTAGTAAGAGTTCTTACCTGATCGTTGGCTCTGAATGAGGTCAATTCAATTGTCTGTGTTTGAGATGTCCTGTTTTGTTGAtggtgaatgtttgttttgttccgACTCTACCTTTGCCATTAGAATTTCCCTGTATTTTTGATGGGCTGGaagtgaaaaacaatacaacaaatgATTTCCAGGAATGACCCCAAGAATGACACTTccaagaatgaatgaataacttttattgttaaatgtaaatacaaaaagaaGAGTTTAATGAACATTAATTAGTTTAATGAATAAGTGCTAGGGTACATAATTTTATCCTTGTGCTTGTTTTAAGGCTGGAATGTTTGGTAATACTTTTGATGAGGTGGTTTGTTTGTGTCCAATAATTTAACTACTGAATAACGTGGTTTATACCAGTGATCCTCAACTGGAGGGATGGGACTCCAAAGTGGGTCATGGACCCAAGTCATAGCTCTGCAAGTTAAAAGTCAGTCTCAAGTCTAGCACTAAAGTCCCAGGTCAAGTTCCAAGTCAAGACAAGGAAGTCCTAGACTTTGAGTGTCAAAGTGTAGAAGTTGCAACTTGACTTTCAGTTCAAAGTTTTGACTTTGGACTTGAAGGCAAAGACACGATGAGACTTCCATGTAATTTGCAAACCAATGCCTTGGTCCCACCTCTGGAAAAGTGAAAGGTTACTTCCTTGTTTTTATAGGCACtgcattacttaaaaaaaaaaaaaaagtacagtccaGTGCAGCTTACGGACATCATGGCAAGCAAATGTGCTTCAAGCAGTATAGTAAACATTCAAAactatttaaaatgacaaatttactgtacatgtgtgTTCAGAggctatttttacattattaactgaaaataaaatcaaataagtccattttatgttaaataaaatggaaataatacaACATTTTCAGTTTGATGCAAAACAAActaagaaaagctaaaaaatctttcatgtaaaataaaatgataaaagtaaaatacCAAAATCATGTTACATTTGTGTAACTAGAATAATAGTAAAGAACCAAAATCTAGTAATCAGTTTCTTGTAGATATGAAGAGAAGAATATtgaataaatgtcattttttcaattgaataaatgtagcatgcatgtttttcctctctctggTTGAATGATTTGCATATGCTGTCGTCCTGCAGCAAATTCTCTGCACACAAGCATCGTCAAAAAGCCTTTGTCACTTCCTCCTTTacttttgtggttttgttttgacagCAAAATGAAGCAGCAGGCAGGTGACAACTTCAGCCCACATGAACCATTTGCTGCACAACAATGGCGTTCCCTCTCCAGGAGTACATTGCCTCACTGGACAATGCTTGTCTGCCAAAAGTTCTACAAGTCTGCTCAGGAGTCTACTTCCAAGGTAATTTGCTGTTAGTGATAAAATGTGTGCTTGAAGTCTCCTCATGGCTGCTcctttactcttttttttttatttttttttattattattattattgcaaggGTCCGTCTATGAGATTTCTGGGAATGAGGTGTGCTTCTCCACCGGGGACATCATCAAGGTCACCAGTCTCAAACTCTCGTCGGTCTGCTGCGAGGATGTCAGCAATAATGAAAGATTTGAGATACCCATCAACCACACAGGTGCTGTACTGATGAcaggcccaaaaaaaaagccataaaaaTCGAGATTTTGTAATAATTGACTCTGTTTAACCAGGCAAATGAGAATAGTTTTTCATGTAGAACGCTGACCGGGAAACAATTAAGGCTCTAGTGTCATGCCCAAGTACAGCAgtcatatggaagtaaatatgtgccacgaggatttgaattaaaaatgccactgaaaattgtatttttgaatACACattttgactacattttaaaattcacattgttatttctaagtgatcacattttcaatgttaacaaatttggcatatttaaaaaaaaaaaaaaaaagaatcaaccTTTCAAAATTAAAACGTTATTTTTCCAGTCtgctgagattcaactggctaaaatttACCATCTGAAATTCATCTGGttctaaatcaggggtcacTAATGCGGTGCCCGCGGGTGAATGGTACCCCGCGAGGACCACATAAGGCGCCTGCGAGgtgtgttctaaaaataccataggccacaaattgttactattatttgtgctttaaattctgaatctgtcTTGCTTacctgaattaaaattttaaaatacctgtaatgtcacttactacaataaattaaaacagaaatattttatgcacgtgtaatgaa
It encodes:
- the ethe1 gene encoding persulfide dioxygenase ETHE1, mitochondrial, translating into MCSVITKVTANRRCLAVTLGGLRRYTEGLNASAAGDRRLCAGTIARGVLREGGRTYSSGTQLNDLLLFRQLFESESSTYTYLLADANTKDAILIDPVLETIDRDLKLIGELGLQLRVAVNTHCHADHITSTGLMKTRLPGLKSAISKFSGAMADILLSEGDRITFGKHYLTVRETPGHTDGCMTLVTQDQCMAFTGDALLIRGCGRTDFQQGCPKRLYTSVHHKIFTLPDHCLIYPAHDYLGQTVSTVGEERMLNPRLTKSLEEFVTIMENLNLPKPSKIEISVPANLVCGVHHF